In Lemur catta isolate mLemCat1 chromosome 1, mLemCat1.pri, whole genome shotgun sequence, one DNA window encodes the following:
- the ERG28 gene encoding ergosterol biosynthetic protein 28 homolog isoform X1, whose translation MSRFLNVLRSWLVMVSIIAMGNTLQSFRDHTFLYEKLYTGKPNLVNGLQARTFGIWTLLSSVIRCLCAIDIHNKTYALSHHTVDLPPCPGALPLRVVCIWNCSSHNWCPGTPDGGKFLHPGYASWAPVPRSRTSIQTEEEKLRPTLPPLRLHRLPPLLSFSFVVIDIIRKCPFS comes from the exons ATGAGCCGTTTTCTGAATGTGTTAAGAAGCTGGCTGGTTATGGTGTCCATCATAGCCATGGGAAACACACTACAGAGCTTCCGAGACCACACCTTTCTCTATGAAAAGCTCTACACTGGCAAGCCAAACCTTG TGAATGGCCTCCAAGCTCGGACTTTTGGGATCTGGACCCTGCTCTCATCAGTGATTCGCTGCCTCTGTGCCATTGACATTCACAACAAGACGTAT GCTCTATCACATCACACTGTGGACCTTCCTCCTTGCCCTGGGGCACTTCCTCTCAGAGTTGTTTGTATATGGAACTGCAGCTCCCACAATTGGTGTCCTGGCACCCCTGATGGTGGCAA GTTTCTCCATCCTGGGTATGCTAGTTGGGCTCCGGTACCTAGAAGCAGAACCAGTATCCAGACAgaagaagagaaactgaggccaacaTTACCACCTCTAAGACTTCATCGTCTTCCACCTTTACTGTCTTTTTCCTTCGTCGTAATTGATATAATCAGAAAGTGTCCTTTTTCTTGA
- the ERG28 gene encoding ergosterol biosynthetic protein 28 homolog isoform X2 produces MSRFLNVLRSWLVMVSIIAMGNTLQSFRDHTFLYEKLYTGKPNLVNGLQARTFGIWTLLSSVIRCLCAIDIHNKTLYHITLWTFLLALGHFLSELFVYGTAAPTIGVLAPLMVASFSILGMLVGLRYLEAEPVSRQKKRN; encoded by the exons ATGAGCCGTTTTCTGAATGTGTTAAGAAGCTGGCTGGTTATGGTGTCCATCATAGCCATGGGAAACACACTACAGAGCTTCCGAGACCACACCTTTCTCTATGAAAAGCTCTACACTGGCAAGCCAAACCTTG TGAATGGCCTCCAAGCTCGGACTTTTGGGATCTGGACCCTGCTCTCATCAGTGATTCGCTGCCTCTGTGCCATTGACATTCACAACAAGAC GCTCTATCACATCACACTGTGGACCTTCCTCCTTGCCCTGGGGCACTTCCTCTCAGAGTTGTTTGTATATGGAACTGCAGCTCCCACAATTGGTGTCCTGGCACCCCTGATGGTGGCAA GTTTCTCCATCCTGGGTATGCTAGTTGGGCTCCGGTACCTAGAAGCAGAACCAGTATCCAGACAgaagaagagaaactga